Proteins found in one Triticum aestivum cultivar Chinese Spring chromosome 4D, IWGSC CS RefSeq v2.1, whole genome shotgun sequence genomic segment:
- the LOC123097493 gene encoding zinc finger protein CONSTANS-LIKE 13, which yields MGQDERQHPELPDMEKELSADAVACDHCSGPQAVVYCRADSARLCLPCDRHVHAANAVCSRHLRAPLCAACRATGAVFRHAGPEFLCSNCDFGRSRDAELPLHDRCTVQGYTGRPSAHDLAALLGVPDFDKPSAGKADDGWWAIWEEPQVFSLEDLIVPTTSSHGFQPLVTPSSPKIHNSPDGKTNDEVIRQLRELAEVDMGGGQITPREEAEQAAHLLPSRTESQHTTGNGDFGTDNSHEVATMPTPSYENGGWNNNDYHALNGACKTEHEQEQAPASSAEACLSSFVQMSELCPSMSNGSMMDDGQQANPGTGMPMQAFPKRSGFDVVAGPDRDIVISRYKEKRRTRRFDKQVRYESRKARADSRLRIKGRFAKAKQS from the exons ATGGGTCAAGACGAGCGCCAGCATCCAGAGCTGCCGGACATGGAGAAGGAGCTCTCTGCCGACGCGGTAGCCTGCGACCACTGCAGCGGCCCACAGGCGGTGGTGTACTGCCGGGCCGACAGCGCCAGGCTCTGCCTGCCGTGCGACCGCCACGTGCACGCCGCCAACGCGGTCTGCTCCCGCCACCTGCGCGCCCCGCTCTGCGCCGCATGCCGCGCAACCGGGGCCGTCTTCCGCCACGCCGGTCCCGAATTCCTCTGCTCCAACTGCGACTTCGGGAGGAGCCGGGACGCCGAGCTGCCGCTGCACGACCGCTGCACAGTCCAGGGGTACACGGGACGACCCTCCGCGCACGACCTCGCCGCTCTTCTCGGGGTCCCCGACTTCGACAAGCCCTCGGCCGGCAAAGCCGACGACGGTTGGTGGGCCATTTGGGAGGAGCCCCAGGTGTTCAGCCTGGAGGATCTCATCGTGCCCACCACTTCTAGCCATGGCTTCCAGCCCCTCGTCACGCCGTCCTCGCCCAAG ATCCACAACTCACCCGATGGAAAGACCAACGATGAGGTCATACGGCAGTTACGTGAGCTCGCCGAGGTCGACATGGGCGGCGGTCAGATAACACCTCGTGAGGAGGCAGAGCAAGCTGCTCATCTGTTGCCTTCCAGGACAGAGTCACAGCACACCACTGGAAATGGCGATTTCGGCACAGATAACAGCCATGAGGTTGCAACCATGCCAACCCCTAGTTATGAG AACGGCGGATGGAACAATAACGATTATCATGCCCTAAATGGTGCCTGCAAGACCGAGCACGAACAAGAGCAGGCTCCAGCAAGCTCAGCTGAAGCATGCTTGTCATCGTTTGTTCAGATGTCAGAACTTTGCCCCAGCATGAGCAATGGTAGCATGATGGACGATGGCCAGCAGGCAAATCCTGGTACTGGCATGCCAATGCAAGCTTTCCCCAAAAGAAGTGGCTTTGATGTTGTTGCTGGCCCTGACCGCGACATTGTCATTTCCCGCTATAAAGAAAAGAGGAGGACAAGAAG ATTCGACAAACAGGTGCGATATGAGTCCCGCAAAGCTCGTGCAGACAGCAGGTTGAGGATCAAGGGGCGTTTTGCAAAGGCAAAACAGAGTTAA